In Wenyingzhuangia fucanilytica, the following are encoded in one genomic region:
- a CDS encoding sensor histidine kinase → MTKLLNRPLKAFTIYSLIILIISIPVYVLVVDRIWVEELDENNWLTLEHTKKRLKAKAFTRKDIEKINQIWGELQPGVSIIKSNDKEKFKDSVYEVIRPNSYDLDDGEDRFRGLKSYLNINGEPYEITIETNVEEADQTLIAIALVTLCFFLLLIIGFILLNRKIAINSWKPFYKTLQSLKLFDITKDTSIKLVKTDIQEFQELNYSLEKLVKNNSNAYQQQKLFIENASHELQTPIALLKSKLDLLIQEKEVTPKIAEIINNIEIPLSRLSRINKNLLILAKVENRQYNELESLHVDHFINTSFLLLSDYINSKNITVTQNIKNTIEVQANYFLLETLINNLLSNAIRHTLVDGEIKIKLENNTLFISNSGKTALHKEQLFERFSSLSQEKSSSGLGLAIIKEIVNKYKWSINYHYQNGFHTFYIQF, encoded by the coding sequence ATGACAAAATTACTAAACAGGCCTCTTAAAGCCTTTACTATTTATTCATTAATAATCTTAATTATTAGCATTCCAGTATATGTGTTAGTAGTAGATCGTATTTGGGTTGAAGAACTTGATGAAAACAACTGGTTAACCTTAGAACACACCAAAAAAAGACTAAAAGCAAAGGCATTTACTAGAAAAGATATTGAAAAAATCAATCAAATTTGGGGTGAGCTACAGCCTGGTGTTTCAATTATAAAAAGTAATGATAAAGAAAAATTTAAAGACAGTGTTTACGAAGTAATTAGACCAAATTCTTATGATTTAGATGATGGAGAAGATCGCTTTAGAGGATTAAAATCATACTTAAACATTAATGGAGAACCTTATGAAATTACCATTGAAACCAATGTTGAAGAAGCTGACCAAACATTAATAGCAATAGCATTGGTTACTTTATGTTTCTTTTTATTGTTAATTATTGGTTTTATATTACTCAACCGAAAAATCGCCATCAATAGCTGGAAACCTTTTTACAAAACATTACAATCTTTAAAACTATTTGACATTACTAAAGACACCAGTATTAAATTGGTTAAAACGGACATTCAAGAGTTTCAAGAACTAAATTATTCATTAGAAAAATTAGTAAAAAACAATAGTAACGCCTATCAACAGCAAAAGTTATTTATAGAAAATGCCTCACATGAACTGCAAACTCCCATTGCATTATTAAAATCTAAATTAGATTTGCTAATTCAAGAAAAAGAAGTTACTCCTAAAATAGCTGAAATAATCAATAACATAGAAATACCATTATCTAGGTTGTCTAGAATTAATAAAAATTTATTGATTCTTGCCAAAGTAGAAAATCGACAATACAATGAATTAGAGAGTTTACATGTTGACCATTTTATCAATACCTCTTTTTTATTGTTAAGTGATTACATCAATAGCAAAAACATAACTGTAACTCAAAATATCAAAAACACTATTGAAGTACAGGCAAATTATTTTTTGCTAGAAACACTAATCAACAACTTATTATCTAACGCTATTAGGCATACACTTGTTGATGGAGAAATTAAAATAAAACTAGAAAACAATACACTGTTTATTAGCAACTCAGGAAAAACTGCTTTACATAAAGAACAGTTATTTGAGCGTTTTTCTAGCTTGTCTCAAGAAAAATCAAGTAGTGGATTAGGGCTTGCTATTATTAAAGAGATTGTAAACAAATACAAATGGAGCATTAATTATCATTATCAAAACGGATTCCATACATTTTATATTCAATTCTAA
- a CDS encoding TonB-dependent receptor domain-containing protein: MKKIKSIIALCLMLLSVSLMAQKSSVNISGSIKNKVSGETLPFVSVSLKTPLQEKLINGTISDENGLFVLKNIKPGDYILEVSYVGYQKYSSPLFIGSKSEFINIGVVNIKENIEQLNQVELTTRRNAVNSAMDKKTYALDNNVSQSGGSVLQSMSNLPGITTQDGQVQLRGNPKVMVLIDGKQTAITGFGNQNGLDNIPASAVDKIEIINNPSAKYDANGNAGIINIKLKKEDKTGFNGKVGLSTGLGALWVRKENLPGIRPQYQATPKINPSVLLNYRKEKVNFFLQADNLYTETLNKNEFVTRTYTDGSIINQQTKRNRNTNFFNSKFGVDWFMDDFNTLTISGLYSQEAIKDYGDQPFFDGNTNQSTRLWQFLEDEVLTAAMASVVYEHKYQQPGHKLNVGVNYTFDREDEKYFFDNTVPGNYQEKESFFLIADQKVLDVNIDYTKPLKHGLLETGIKFRRREIPTNMQFNPSANNSVLDTGADGKATYKEIIPAVYGNLLYEVKKFEAEVGLRIEYMDLNYDVDPNHNTYKSDGYHYFQPFPNARISYKMDNRSKISAFYNRRVDRPDEGDIRIFPKYDDAEIIKVGNPALNPQFTNSFELGYKNNWNRGYFYGATYHKISEGTISRVATTINNGTLIYNTSQNIGKSYNTGIEVVISQEFSNKINMNLNLNGYYNKIDAFTISNLYPSPHTFTSEEQDVYSGNIKWNTNYKFLKNTNAQITAIYLAPDIIPQGTIDARFSLDFGVKTTIQKGKGELFFNATDLLNTMVIRQKITGSNFNYTSDNYYETQVLRLGYSYKF, encoded by the coding sequence ATGAAAAAAATAAAATCAATAATAGCGTTGTGTTTAATGCTATTGTCTGTGAGCTTAATGGCTCAGAAATCATCTGTAAACATCTCTGGAAGTATAAAAAATAAAGTTTCAGGAGAAACACTCCCTTTTGTAAGCGTTTCTTTAAAAACGCCTCTGCAAGAAAAACTTATAAACGGAACTATTTCTGACGAGAATGGTTTATTTGTTCTTAAAAATATAAAACCTGGAGACTATATTTTAGAAGTAAGTTATGTAGGATATCAAAAATATTCATCACCGTTATTTATTGGTTCAAAATCTGAGTTTATCAATATTGGTGTTGTCAATATCAAAGAAAACATAGAGCAATTAAATCAAGTTGAGTTAACCACAAGACGAAATGCCGTTAATAGTGCTATGGATAAAAAAACATATGCTTTAGACAACAATGTAAGTCAAAGCGGAGGAAGCGTATTACAATCTATGAGTAATTTACCTGGAATTACTACACAAGATGGTCAAGTTCAGTTAAGAGGTAACCCAAAAGTAATGGTGTTGATTGATGGAAAACAAACAGCTATTACAGGCTTTGGAAATCAAAATGGATTAGACAACATTCCTGCTTCTGCTGTTGATAAAATTGAAATTATCAACAATCCATCAGCCAAATACGATGCAAATGGAAATGCAGGAATCATTAACATTAAACTTAAAAAAGAAGACAAAACAGGGTTTAACGGAAAGGTTGGTTTGTCTACTGGATTGGGAGCTTTATGGGTGCGTAAAGAAAATTTACCCGGAATTAGACCACAATACCAAGCAACACCTAAAATAAATCCATCGGTATTATTAAACTACAGAAAAGAAAAAGTTAATTTCTTTTTACAAGCAGACAATCTTTATACAGAAACACTAAACAAAAATGAATTTGTTACCAGAACTTATACTGATGGTAGTATTATAAATCAACAAACAAAAAGAAACAGAAACACTAATTTTTTCAATTCTAAATTTGGAGTAGATTGGTTTATGGATGATTTTAATACGCTAACCATATCGGGGCTTTATAGTCAAGAAGCTATTAAAGATTATGGAGATCAACCTTTTTTTGATGGTAATACAAATCAAAGCACAAGACTTTGGCAATTTTTAGAAGATGAAGTATTAACCGCTGCAATGGCTTCTGTTGTCTATGAGCATAAATATCAACAACCAGGTCACAAATTAAATGTTGGGGTTAATTATACGTTTGACAGAGAAGATGAAAAATACTTTTTTGACAATACAGTTCCAGGAAATTATCAAGAAAAAGAGTCCTTCTTTTTAATTGCTGATCAAAAAGTATTAGATGTAAATATTGATTATACAAAACCTTTAAAACATGGTCTTTTAGAAACTGGAATTAAATTTAGACGTAGAGAAATCCCTACCAATATGCAATTCAACCCATCGGCAAACAATTCTGTATTAGATACTGGAGCAGATGGAAAAGCAACCTATAAAGAAATTATTCCTGCAGTTTACGGAAACTTACTTTATGAGGTAAAAAAGTTTGAAGCAGAAGTTGGATTAAGAATAGAATATATGGATTTAAACTATGATGTAGACCCAAATCATAACACTTATAAAAGTGATGGATATCATTATTTTCAACCATTTCCAAACGCTCGAATTTCTTATAAAATGGACAATCGTAGTAAAATATCTGCTTTTTACAACAGAAGAGTTGATAGACCTGACGAGGGAGATATTAGAATTTTTCCAAAATACGATGATGCAGAAATTATCAAAGTTGGGAATCCTGCTTTAAATCCACAGTTTACTAATAGTTTTGAATTGGGATATAAAAACAATTGGAACAGAGGATATTTTTATGGAGCTACCTATCATAAAATTTCGGAAGGAACTATTTCAAGAGTAGCCACTACTATTAACAATGGAACGCTTATTTATAACACTTCACAAAACATAGGAAAAAGCTACAACACAGGTATTGAAGTTGTGATTAGCCAAGAGTTTAGCAATAAAATAAATATGAATTTAAACTTAAACGGTTATTATAATAAAATAGATGCTTTTACTATTTCTAATTTATACCCAAGTCCTCATACCTTTACTTCAGAAGAGCAAGATGTGTATTCTGGAAACATTAAATGGAATACAAATTATAAGTTCTTAAAAAACACCAATGCACAAATCACCGCTATTTATTTAGCTCCGGACATTATTCCACAAGGAACTATTGATGCTAGATTTTCTTTAGACTTTGGAGTAAAAACTACCATTCAAAAAGGAAAAGGAGAATTGTTTTTTAACGCTACAGATTTGTTAAACACCATGGTTATCCGTCAAAAAATTACAGGAAGCAATTTTAACTACACCAGTGATAATTATTACGAAACACAAGTATTAAGATTAGGATACAGTTATAAATTTTAG
- a CDS encoding porin family protein, producing MKFKFLVIAMLFSVIAFSQEKESYFGIKAGYNLSSLRNGDADNRNGFHIGIYGEHEISENVSFQPELVYSQLGFKDSASKTVKMDYIQIPLMFKGYIFKPLYVELGPQIGVNINKKEETDFVFGTSTKTTEPNTFDWGINGGIGFAINPGITLGVRYYHGLSSAYKDADEFNTLYQVFVGINL from the coding sequence ATGAAATTTAAATTTTTAGTAATAGCAATGCTGTTTTCGGTGATTGCTTTTTCTCAAGAAAAAGAATCTTATTTTGGTATTAAGGCAGGTTATAACCTTTCTTCGTTAAGAAATGGAGATGCAGACAATAGAAATGGATTCCATATAGGTATTTATGGAGAACATGAAATAAGTGAGAATGTTTCTTTTCAGCCAGAGTTGGTTTATTCTCAGTTAGGGTTTAAAGACAGTGCATCAAAAACTGTAAAAATGGATTATATCCAAATACCTTTAATGTTTAAAGGTTATATTTTTAAACCTTTGTATGTTGAGTTAGGACCTCAAATAGGAGTAAATATCAATAAAAAAGAAGAAACAGATTTTGTATTTGGTACTTCAACAAAAACTACCGAACCTAATACTTTTGATTGGGGGATAAACGGAGGTATTGGATTTGCCATTAATCCAGGAATTACTTTAGGTGTAAGATATTACCATGGATTAAGTAGTGCTTATAAAGATGCTGATGAATTTAATACTTTATACCAGGTTTTTGTAGGGATTAATTTATAA
- a CDS encoding PAS domain-containing sensor histidine kinase gives MGLLDTYLSDRERSLLQRRRSKISGAFFLLFTIVIVMSYIIQNQLSEENTVLMTQEDIKDLKISLGLLSVFVLGYLGWILFKLIRPTYITYLDLITDLLAIKNNIHTSDRPLSSRENTLLRFRELNFAVNNAVLYATITDENRIAYISKKFEEYLGHNEDLTFRKFEEVLTYKHNQHHKIRKILSTATGELVNKELRLTNHKGEIFWIEMSIINMDNLKNSHRRLIVCHDITKRKHAGMEMQRVNRNKFVAEVQSQKDLSQQIMTAQEDERKRIAKDIHDGIGQMLTALRFSIDGIDFSNKDKAEESLHSVKEVFGQLIKDVRAVTFSLAPPELTDHGVASAIRKMSSMVGNFTGHNVLYENISEFDKRLDNNVEVNIYRVVQEAVNNALKYSESEYILITLDHTDSYLKIKVEDDGKGFNPKLTDTFKGTGNGLRFMKERVNYIGGELRISSELNQGTTVHIVVPIEK, from the coding sequence AGAAAATACTGTTCTAATGACACAAGAAGATATTAAGGACTTAAAGATTAGTTTAGGTTTATTATCCGTTTTTGTTCTAGGCTATTTAGGGTGGATTTTATTTAAATTGATTAGACCAACTTATATCACTTATCTAGATTTAATTACAGATTTGTTGGCAATTAAAAACAATATTCACACTAGTGATAGGCCACTGTCTTCAAGAGAAAATACTTTATTAAGATTTAGGGAGTTAAATTTTGCGGTGAATAATGCAGTTTTATATGCCACCATTACGGATGAAAATAGAATTGCCTACATCAGTAAAAAGTTTGAGGAATATTTAGGGCATAATGAAGATTTAACTTTTAGAAAGTTTGAAGAAGTACTTACTTATAAGCATAATCAGCATCATAAAATAAGAAAAATATTAAGCACAGCTACAGGAGAATTGGTAAATAAAGAATTAAGATTAACCAATCATAAAGGTGAAATTTTTTGGATTGAAATGTCTATTATTAATATGGATAATCTTAAAAACTCTCATCGTAGATTAATCGTTTGTCACGATATTACCAAACGTAAACATGCGGGAATGGAAATGCAGCGTGTAAATAGAAACAAGTTTGTTGCAGAGGTACAATCTCAAAAAGATTTATCACAACAAATTATGACAGCTCAAGAAGATGAGCGTAAACGTATTGCAAAAGATATCCACGATGGAATAGGGCAGATGTTAACAGCTTTGCGTTTTAGCATTGATGGAATTGATTTTTCTAACAAAGATAAAGCAGAAGAAAGTTTACATTCTGTAAAAGAGGTTTTTGGGCAGTTAATTAAAGATGTAAGAGCGGTTACCTTTAGTTTAGCTCCGCCAGAATTAACAGATCATGGAGTGGCTTCGGCCATTCGTAAGATGAGTAGTATGGTTGGTAATTTTACAGGCCACAATGTGTTGTACGAAAATATTTCTGAGTTTGATAAACGTTTAGATAATAACGTAGAGGTAAATATTTATAGAGTGGTTCAAGAAGCAGTTAACAATGCGTTAAAATATTCTGAATCGGAATATATTTTAATCACTTTAGATCATACAGATTCTTACCTGAAAATTAAAGTAGAAGACGATGGTAAAGGCTTTAATCCTAAGTTAACAGATACGTTTAAAGGAACTGGAAACGGGTTGAGGTTTATGAAGGAAAGAGTAAACTATATTGGTGGAGAATTAAGGATTTCTTCGGAGTTAAATCAAGGGACAACAGTTCATATTGTGGTTCCGATAGAAAAATAA